The following are encoded together in the Malaya genurostris strain Urasoe2022 chromosome 3, Malgen_1.1, whole genome shotgun sequence genome:
- the LOC131437956 gene encoding protein canopy homolog 4, whose protein sequence is MYMQKIVLIILMVRFISCGPEEDEGVKYASKCEACKILATELEARLSETGRSHDVIELGYSVDDVKPKKRTEYRKSELRLLESMENVCDRILEYNIHKERQDSTRFAKGMSQTFQTLHGLVDKGVKVDLGIPYELWDKPSAEITQMKSQCETMVENFENVIEKWYFNKQDEIPLIKYLCEDQVLKGKNHDCLYEILDGSPFIQKFILLHIS, encoded by the exons ATGTACATGCAAAAAATAGTACTGATTATATTGATGGTTCGGTTTATCTCATGTGGCCCAGAAGAAGATGAAGGTGTCAAATATGCAAGCAAATGTGAAGCATGTAAAATCCTAGCCACCGAATTGGAGGCCCGCCTCTCGGAGACAGGACGATCTCACGATGTGATTGAACTAGG ATACTCGGTCGACGATGTGAAACCGAAGAAACGGACCGAATATAGAAAAAGTGAACTTCGTCTTCTGGAATCAATGGAAAATGTGTGTGATCGAATCTTGGAGTACAATATTCATAAAGAACGCCAAGATAGTACCAGATTTGCCAAAGGAATGTCGCAAACATTTCAAACTTTGCATGGGCTTGTAGATAAAGGTGTTAAAGTAGACCTAGGGATCCCTTATGAATTATGGGATAAACCATCGGCTGAGATAACTCAAATGAAATCTCAATGCGAAACTATGGtggagaattttgaaaatgttattgAGAAATGGTATTTTAATAAGCAAGACGAAATTCCTTTAATTAAATATCTTTGTGAGGATCAAGTGCTGAAGGGGAAAAATCACGATTGCCTATATGAAATACTTGATGGATCCCCG TTTATtcagaaatttattttattacatATTTCTTGA